The following are from one region of the Flavobacteriales bacterium genome:
- a CDS encoding TonB family protein, whose translation MKDRKAPLERRRPLLFLAGLVFALSVTLVSFEWRTPYTMPTIPTGPTVGEDEPIWIPVTLLPEPKKQLEKPALPEKKPEPTIIDLTNTNKPENNASEKPQFPEIFEPQNGTLVKTSEPSVVDNVGPEKFPTVQAEYCGGEQAMFDFLKQELEYPEIPRINGISGTVYVQFVVGKDGHLRDAQILRPVDPWLDGEALRVAKMLDCFTPGMKNGNKVDVYFVLPIRFALT comes from the coding sequence ATGAAAGATCGAAAAGCACCTCTTGAGCGCAGGCGTCCGCTACTTTTCTTGGCCGGACTTGTATTTGCACTTTCCGTCACCTTGGTTTCGTTCGAATGGAGAACGCCTTATACCATGCCTACAATTCCTACCGGACCGACTGTTGGAGAAGATGAACCCATTTGGATTCCCGTAACGCTTCTGCCCGAACCGAAGAAACAGCTGGAAAAACCGGCATTACCGGAGAAGAAACCGGAACCGACCATTATCGACCTCACCAACACCAATAAACCTGAGAACAATGCTTCGGAGAAACCACAGTTTCCAGAGATTTTCGAACCGCAAAATGGAACGTTGGTGAAAACCTCTGAGCCAAGCGTGGTGGATAATGTGGGACCGGAGAAATTTCCCACGGTTCAAGCAGAATACTGCGGAGGCGAACAGGCGATGTTCGATTTCCTGAAACAGGAGTTGGAATACCCTGAAATTCCACGTATCAACGGCATTTCAGGAACGGTTTACGTGCAGTTTGTGGTCGGAAAAGACGGTCACTTGCGCGATGCACAGATTCTTCGTCCTGTCGACCCGTGGTTGGATGGCGAAGCACTTCGTGTGGCCAAAATGCTCGATTGTTTCACACCCGGCATGAAGAACGGAAACAAGGTCGATGTGTACTTCGTTTTGCCCATTCGATTTGCCTTGACCTGA